In Aminobacterium sp. MB27-C1, a single genomic region encodes these proteins:
- the nrdR gene encoding transcriptional regulator NrdR, translated as MRCPKCGAMETRVIETRTADEGRVVRRRRECPECLARFTTYEKVEEKKTLRVIKKDGSREFFDKEKITRGISKACEKLPVSLEQIEEVASRIEESFRSSGYGEIPVSLIGEKVMEELKLLNKVAYVRFASVYREFTDLSSFQREISRLSDERE; from the coding sequence ATGAGATGTCCTAAGTGTGGAGCAATGGAAACAAGGGTGATAGAGACACGTACTGCAGATGAAGGACGTGTCGTACGCCGTCGTCGCGAATGTCCCGAGTGTCTGGCGCGTTTTACAACGTATGAAAAAGTTGAAGAAAAAAAGACCCTGCGTGTTATCAAAAAAGACGGAAGCAGAGAATTTTTTGATAAGGAAAAAATTACAAGGGGGATTAGCAAAGCATGCGAGAAACTTCCAGTCTCCTTAGAGCAGATTGAGGAAGTAGCTTCTCGTATAGAAGAAAGTTTCCGTTCAAGTGGTTATGGGGAAATTCCAGTCTCTCTCATTGGAGAAAAAGTTATGGAAGAACTCAAGTTACTGAATAAAGTAGCATACGTCCGTTTTGCCTCTGTATATCGTGAATTTACTGACCTCTCAAGTTTCCAGCGTGAAATTTCACGTCTTTCTGACGAAAGAGAATAG
- a CDS encoding GatB/YqeY domain-containing protein translates to MSNLSERIQKDLVAAMKARQDMELSTLRMLKSEIQKAQTEKGRTTELTDEDIVILIQRLIKQRHESAEQYSAGGAADRAAEELKEATFLEVYLPEQLSDVELDEMIEKAAAASKATGPKDMGRVMGRLMGEIRGRADGKRVKTRVQSYLQSLVD, encoded by the coding sequence GTGAGCAATCTGTCGGAACGTATTCAAAAAGATCTTGTGGCAGCGATGAAAGCGAGACAAGATATGGAACTTTCAACGTTGCGAATGTTGAAATCAGAAATACAGAAAGCCCAAACAGAAAAAGGGCGCACGACGGAACTTACAGACGAAGATATTGTGATTCTTATCCAACGTCTCATAAAACAGAGACATGAATCTGCAGAACAATATTCTGCCGGTGGAGCCGCCGATAGGGCTGCAGAAGAATTGAAAGAAGCTACGTTCCTTGAAGTTTATCTTCCTGAACAGCTTTCTGATGTAGAGCTTGATGAAATGATAGAGAAAGCTGCTGCTGCCTCAAAAGCTACGGGGCCCAAAGATATGGGGCGAGTAATGGGGCGTTTGATGGGGGAGATTCGAGGCCGGGCTGATGGGAAAAGAGTTAAAACCCGGGTTCAATCGTATTTGCAGTCTCTCGTTGATTAA
- the rpsU gene encoding 30S ribosomal protein S21, which produces MTTIIRKDNESLEDALRRFKREVSKVGTLREARKREHYEKPSEVKKAKRAEAARKRRGKSRG; this is translated from the coding sequence ATGACTACGATCATTCGGAAAGATAACGAGTCCCTAGAAGATGCGCTTAGACGTTTTAAACGTGAGGTTTCGAAAGTTGGAACCCTTCGCGAGGCACGTAAACGCGAACATTACGAGAAACCAAGCGAAGTGAAGAAAGCGAAAAGGGCCGAAGCGGCCAGAAAACGACGGGGCAAATCCAGGGGGTAA